One window of Methanohalophilus levihalophilus genomic DNA carries:
- a CDS encoding NAD(P)/FAD-dependent oxidoreductase: MDADVIVIGGSPAGLATARKASSLGCRVLLLDKKESPGNPGHPANTFFKGMFDRAEEVVDKSYVLRELRGAKLFAPSGGTVEIISPAYFLDRPAFDRFYAQKTIDAGVEIISGVEAHNIIRKDGEMAVSTSEGVYSSPLVVVSNGIKSDLASLCGLSPIRYPQDIAWAKEAVIEADGIGEPDLFEYYLGSLAPGWKCTYSPCGENRATLGTYVRRHGTDVSAFFDRWVDKFKKLKGISDLEVLEPSVGGDPIITIPKDILADGLMLVGGTAGQSGIGYSMHAGNICGSVAADAVKKGDFSTRTLSVYRRAWNKAYRTEHWLGRIGLETLRKMDDSEIDRVMQVFEGKDMSFLTGTPLHKSVQVSMYMLRHDPLAMLNFRALLRNR, translated from the coding sequence ATGGATGCTGATGTCATTGTAATCGGTGGCTCTCCTGCGGGGCTTGCAACTGCCAGGAAAGCCTCATCACTCGGATGCCGTGTTCTTTTGCTGGATAAAAAGGAATCACCAGGCAATCCAGGCCACCCTGCAAATACATTTTTCAAAGGGATGTTTGATCGTGCCGAAGAAGTTGTGGACAAGAGTTATGTTCTCCGCGAATTGCGTGGTGCAAAACTGTTTGCTCCCTCTGGAGGCACTGTTGAAATCATAAGTCCGGCCTATTTCCTTGACAGGCCTGCTTTTGATCGTTTTTATGCACAGAAGACCATTGATGCAGGAGTCGAAATTATATCTGGTGTAGAAGCGCACAATATTATCCGCAAAGACGGGGAAATGGCTGTAAGCACTTCAGAAGGAGTATATAGTTCTCCTTTGGTAGTAGTTTCCAATGGCATAAAATCTGATCTCGCTTCATTATGCGGCTTATCTCCAATACGCTATCCTCAGGATATTGCCTGGGCAAAGGAAGCTGTAATTGAAGCTGATGGTATAGGGGAACCCGATTTGTTTGAATATTACTTGGGCAGCCTTGCACCTGGCTGGAAATGCACTTACTCTCCATGTGGAGAAAACCGTGCAACACTGGGAACCTATGTCCGAAGACATGGTACTGATGTTTCTGCATTCTTTGACAGGTGGGTTGATAAATTCAAGAAATTAAAGGGAATCTCAGATCTGGAAGTTCTGGAACCTTCTGTCGGCGGAGATCCTATTATCACAATCCCTAAGGACATTCTTGCAGACGGTCTTATGCTTGTAGGCGGTACTGCGGGGCAATCCGGTATAGGCTACAGCATGCATGCCGGCAATATCTGTGGAAGTGTCGCTGCAGATGCAGTGAAAAAAGGTGATTTTTCAACGCGTACATTATCCGTTTACCGTCGTGCATGGAACAAAGCCTACAGGACAGAACACTGGCTTGGCAGAATCGGGCTTGAAACCCTGAGAAAAATGGATGACAGTGAAATTGACAGGGTAATGCAGGTCTTTGAAGGCAAGGATATGTCCTTCCTTACGGGAACGCCATTGCATAAGTCTGTTCAGGTTTCCATGTATATGCTAAGACATGATCCTCTTGCAATGCTGAATTTCAGGGCACTCCTCAGGAACAGGTGA
- a CDS encoding coiled-coil protein: MMKELKNKRQDLRKEADEHKEKRNELNTLASSLATKRNDLNKQTKELINEAQEFKKLRDENNGKVQEYKEKRDETNARANEVFAKVDELRSASNLTGPSLKEIRRDIDRLEFAQQTEVMTPSKEKEIVKKISELQSQYAEKKKQLEGNVELKELLEEAQAIREEASTFHTTLSEFAQKAQEYHDKMIATFKEADKVRADSDAAHKEFVEIQEKADEEHKSFIAIQKELRDIEKEVRKIKKQDTGVKREADMEEVRKDAEDIFDKFKSGEKLTTENLMTLQKSGLL, from the coding sequence ATGATGAAAGAACTCAAGAACAAGAGGCAGGATTTAAGAAAGGAAGCAGACGAACACAAAGAGAAACGTAATGAGCTTAATACTCTTGCAAGTTCACTTGCCACAAAGCGCAATGATCTGAACAAGCAAACCAAAGAGCTCATCAATGAAGCACAGGAATTTAAGAAGCTTCGTGATGAGAACAATGGTAAAGTCCAGGAATACAAGGAGAAAAGGGACGAAACCAATGCAAGAGCTAATGAAGTTTTTGCAAAAGTAGACGAGCTCAGAAGTGCCAGTAATCTTACAGGCCCATCACTCAAGGAAATTCGCAGGGACATTGACAGGCTGGAATTTGCACAGCAGACTGAAGTCATGACCCCTTCAAAGGAAAAGGAAATCGTCAAGAAGATATCCGAACTCCAGAGCCAGTATGCGGAGAAGAAGAAACAGCTTGAAGGTAATGTAGAGCTGAAAGAGTTGCTTGAAGAAGCACAAGCCATCCGCGAAGAGGCATCCACATTCCACACTACACTTTCCGAATTCGCACAGAAGGCACAGGAATATCACGACAAGATGATAGCCACCTTCAAGGAAGCTGACAAAGTACGCGCAGATTCGGACGCTGCTCACAAAGAATTTGTCGAAATCCAGGAAAAGGCAGATGAAGAGCACAAGTCATTTATTGCGATCCAGAAAGAACTCAGGGACATTGAGAAAGAGGTTCGCAAGATCAAGAAGCAGGACACTGGTGTCAAGAGAGAAGCAGACATGGAAGAGGTTCGCAAAGATGCAGAAGACATCTTTGACAAGTTCAAGTCCGGTGAGAAACTTACCACCGAAAACCTCATGACACTTCAGAAATCAGGACTTCTCTGA
- a CDS encoding ArsR/SmtB family transcription factor, which translates to MEIPQPLECTIKGEGDVRKLAEKLPDEKSMEKQSRVHHALSSPLRIKILHLLTLNPLCVCLIKEIVKVPDSKLSYHLSILSDAGLIEGKREGNWIIYYPTEMGKIIVEKTE; encoded by the coding sequence ATGGAAATTCCACAGCCTCTTGAGTGTACAATTAAGGGTGAAGGTGACGTCAGGAAGCTGGCAGAAAAATTGCCTGATGAAAAGAGCATGGAAAAACAAAGCAGAGTACATCATGCACTTTCATCACCATTGAGAATTAAAATTTTACATCTCCTTACACTGAATCCTCTTTGTGTTTGCCTTATTAAGGAAATAGTGAAAGTGCCTGATTCAAAGCTTTCATACCATCTTTCTATCCTCAGCGATGCAGGCCTTATTGAAGGTAAGCGAGAAGGAAACTGGATAATCTATTACCCAACAGAAATGGGAAAGATTATTGTTGAAAAGACTGAGTGA
- a CDS encoding radical SAM/SPASM domain-containing protein, whose protein sequence is MKYYFYRNPFFKVYATVEDGHVRMHTSGVASKPLKPVVSSFFDLFEGSKFAKILDNQLIFSTWMPPIPSKAFDRLVKSQMGSMRGKLVPEQVTISITEDCPNKCLHCALPDTKNKASLSPDAIKSAIDQCLDLGSTFIVFDGGEPLLYEGLEELISYVDREKAITGMFTSGVGFTPEKAQSLKAAGLDMLSVSLDSANEKGHDSMRGRSGVFNDAMNAIRYSLDAGLLVNIYVVLSPLNIHELEDFYNLATEMGVHEISFFEIVPTGRWIDHEKDVLSKQDLKRFDDFVEWANQREGPRVFPIPHVLRKLGCFAGRKWIHITPQGDVNPCACMPMIVGNIHQENISDIWKKLRSNPEFNAGSCLMRDDEFRDKYILNKIE, encoded by the coding sequence ATGAAATATTACTTTTACAGAAATCCATTTTTTAAGGTATATGCAACAGTTGAAGATGGCCATGTCCGAATGCATACTTCAGGCGTCGCATCAAAACCCCTGAAACCAGTAGTTTCTAGTTTTTTCGATTTATTTGAGGGTTCAAAGTTTGCAAAGATACTGGACAACCAGCTGATATTCTCCACATGGATGCCTCCCATACCCAGCAAAGCTTTTGACAGGCTTGTGAAAAGCCAGATGGGATCAATGAGGGGTAAACTTGTACCTGAGCAGGTAACGATATCCATAACTGAGGATTGTCCCAATAAATGTCTTCATTGTGCGCTTCCCGACACGAAAAACAAGGCAAGCCTCTCTCCGGATGCAATTAAGAGTGCCATTGATCAATGCCTTGATTTGGGTTCCACATTCATTGTCTTTGATGGTGGTGAGCCCCTTCTTTACGAAGGTCTTGAAGAGCTGATAAGCTATGTTGACCGGGAAAAAGCAATTACCGGAATGTTTACCTCTGGTGTAGGTTTTACCCCTGAGAAAGCCCAATCTTTGAAAGCTGCCGGTCTGGACATGCTAAGTGTCAGCCTTGATAGTGCAAATGAAAAGGGACATGATTCTATGAGAGGCAGATCCGGGGTCTTCAATGATGCAATGAATGCCATCCGCTACTCACTGGATGCCGGTTTGCTGGTGAATATCTATGTAGTATTGTCTCCGCTCAATATCCATGAGCTTGAGGATTTCTACAATCTTGCAACTGAGATGGGTGTCCATGAAATATCATTCTTTGAGATTGTTCCCACAGGGCGCTGGATAGATCATGAAAAGGATGTCCTGTCAAAACAGGATCTTAAAAGGTTTGATGATTTTGTAGAATGGGCCAACCAGCGCGAAGGCCCTCGTGTCTTCCCGATTCCCCATGTCCTGAGAAAACTGGGTTGTTTTGCAGGACGCAAATGGATACACATTACTCCACAGGGTGATGTAAATCCGTGTGCATGTATGCCAATGATAGTTGGCAATATCCATCAGGAGAATATCAGTGATATCTGGAAAAAACTTCGCAGTAATCCGGAATTTAATGCAGGCTCATGCCTTATGCGGGATGATGAGTTCAGGGATAAGTATATCCTAAATAAAATTGAATGA
- the tgtA gene encoding tRNA guanosine(15) transglycosylase TgtA has translation MPTVFEILHKDAAGRIGKLTTPHGVVETPTVMPVINPNIQTIPAHEMRSFGAQILITNSYIISRKDELREVALKDGLHALLGFNGPIMTDSGSFQLSVYGDVEVTNEQIIDFQQKIGTDIGVPLDIPTAPDVSRDQAESELEITLERLKEARSMVKEGMLLAGPVQGSTYYDLRQYSAEELTPHNFDVYPIGAVVPLMENYRYAELVDVIVASKKGLSPVVPVHLFGAGHPMMFALAVALGCDLFDSAAYALYAKDGRYITTSGTYHIEDLSYLPCCCPVCLEHTAEEIKKAPNKVELLARHNLYVTFQEINLIKQSIREGNLLELVDMRCRSHPSMVEALKRLYSHVDWIETLDPASKSTFFYTGPESGLRPEIKRYSDRLGRLEIKGKVLISAFPIRKSEEYDQYLRFKPPIGTYPIELSEVYPFNAEVPESIDYEAMDKALLNTIDLMSRNADAQFTFICDESVANHPRFTELPENVEVIIRGSSDAFSSQL, from the coding sequence ATGCCAACTGTGTTTGAGATTCTCCACAAAGACGCCGCAGGACGTATTGGTAAACTGACAACTCCACACGGTGTAGTTGAAACACCAACAGTCATGCCAGTCATCAATCCCAATATTCAGACCATTCCGGCTCACGAGATGCGCAGTTTTGGCGCTCAGATTCTCATTACCAATTCCTATATAATTTCCCGGAAAGATGAACTCAGGGAAGTTGCCCTTAAGGACGGTCTTCATGCACTACTTGGGTTTAACGGTCCGATAATGACCGATTCAGGCTCATTCCAGTTGTCTGTTTATGGTGACGTTGAAGTGACCAATGAACAGATCATTGATTTCCAGCAAAAAATTGGAACTGACATCGGTGTTCCTCTTGATATTCCGACTGCACCAGATGTTTCAAGGGATCAGGCAGAGAGTGAGCTGGAAATAACCCTTGAAAGACTTAAAGAAGCTCGCTCAATGGTAAAAGAAGGCATGCTTCTTGCAGGCCCGGTTCAGGGTTCAACATATTATGATCTCAGGCAATACAGCGCTGAAGAACTCACGCCTCATAATTTCGATGTTTACCCCATAGGTGCGGTTGTTCCGCTAATGGAGAATTACAGGTACGCAGAACTTGTTGATGTCATAGTAGCCTCCAAAAAAGGTCTCTCTCCTGTGGTTCCCGTGCATCTGTTCGGTGCAGGACATCCCATGATGTTTGCACTGGCTGTTGCGTTGGGTTGCGATCTTTTCGATTCTGCTGCTTATGCGCTTTATGCCAAGGATGGCAGGTACATCACGACTTCCGGAACTTACCACATAGAGGATCTAAGCTATCTTCCATGCTGCTGTCCGGTTTGTCTTGAACATACAGCAGAAGAAATTAAAAAAGCTCCGAACAAGGTGGAATTGCTTGCAAGACACAACCTCTACGTAACATTTCAGGAAATTAACCTGATAAAGCAATCTATCAGGGAAGGAAACCTGCTGGAGCTTGTTGACATGCGTTGCAGAAGTCATCCCTCAATGGTGGAAGCACTCAAGAGACTCTATTCACATGTTGATTGGATTGAAACTCTCGATCCCGCATCAAAATCAACATTTTTCTACACAGGTCCTGAATCTGGCTTGAGGCCGGAAATCAAGCGCTATTCAGACAGGCTTGGACGTCTGGAAATTAAAGGCAAGGTATTGATATCTGCATTCCCAATAAGAAAATCGGAGGAATATGATCAATATCTTCGTTTCAAGCCACCAATCGGAACTTACCCAATTGAACTTTCCGAAGTTTACCCTTTCAATGCGGAAGTTCCTGAAAGCATAGATTATGAAGCCATGGACAAGGCACTTCTTAACACTATAGACCTGATGTCACGGAATGCTGATGCACAGTTTACTTTTATATGCGACGAATCAGTGGCCAATCATCCCCGATTTACCGAACTTCCGGAAAACGTGGAAGTAATCATCAGAGGAAGCTCAGATGCTTTCTCTTCACAACTCTAA
- a CDS encoding UbiA prenyltransferase family protein, giving the protein MVSTAGSKTRNPYLELLRPEISDMDLALPAASALLASYIAMGALPALFPFIIAVIGGYAAITSSYVYNDCCDIDIDQINLPDRPIASSTLSQKQGLGYAGFLALIASVASFYLNPESFVVLVIAVTTISIYSRFAKRLTFLSFVPVGIAYGLVPVGIWLAFDPAGILKGSDGVILPLPGIFFFIMMCVADWGFTLSGVARDVEGDRARGAPTFPVTFGVPATSKFVTLCWFAGVASSIIIGWTAHLGPLFFLGAILAGLWMLYQSFDFIRNPTPKRGGQLFLQGSRYRGVMFGSLIIDVILSISFAEYVSILW; this is encoded by the coding sequence TTGGTATCTACTGCCGGCTCAAAAACTAGGAACCCGTATCTCGAATTGCTCAGGCCAGAGATCTCTGACATGGATCTGGCCCTTCCTGCAGCCAGTGCTTTGCTTGCATCTTATATTGCTATGGGTGCTCTCCCGGCTCTTTTTCCTTTCATAATTGCAGTCATCGGTGGCTATGCTGCTATCACAAGCTCATACGTCTATAATGACTGCTGTGATATTGATATTGATCAGATAAACCTCCCGGACAGGCCAATCGCCTCTTCTACCCTTTCCCAAAAACAAGGGCTTGGTTATGCCGGTTTTTTAGCATTAATCGCCTCAGTTGCTTCATTTTACCTGAATCCGGAATCATTTGTAGTACTGGTTATTGCTGTTACCACAATCAGCATCTATTCAAGGTTCGCAAAAAGGCTGACATTCCTGAGTTTTGTACCTGTGGGAATCGCATACGGTCTTGTTCCGGTTGGAATCTGGCTTGCATTTGATCCCGCTGGAATTCTCAAAGGTAGTGATGGGGTAATCCTTCCATTACCGGGTATATTCTTCTTCATAATGATGTGTGTAGCCGATTGGGGATTCACCCTTTCAGGCGTTGCCAGAGATGTTGAGGGAGACAGGGCACGGGGTGCACCTACCTTTCCTGTAACATTTGGTGTGCCTGCAACATCAAAATTTGTGACACTATGCTGGTTTGCAGGAGTTGCATCTTCAATAATCATTGGATGGACAGCTCATCTTGGGCCCCTGTTTTTCCTTGGGGCAATTTTAGCTGGTCTCTGGATGCTTTACCAGTCATTTGATTTCATCCGCAACCCAACACCTAAGAGAGGTGGCCAGCTTTTCCTTCAGGGATCAAGGTATCGTGGAGTCATGTTCGGTTCCCTGATAATTGATGTGATATTGTCTATTAGCTTTGCAGAATATGTTTCAATCCTTTGGTAA